The Halomonas elongata DSM 2581 DNA segment ACCGCGACGACGAAGCCCTGTTCGACATCAGCGGCCTCGTGGAAACGCCTCCGCCGGCGCTACCGGTTCATCTGGTCCTCGCCCTGCCTCGTCCGCGCATGCTGGCGCGCAGCCTCGAACACGCCACGGCCCTGGGCGTGAAAGCCCTGACCCTGCTCAATACCCGCCGGGTGGAAAAGAGTTACTGGCAATCGCCGGAGCTCGGCGCGGAAAAGATCCGCCGACATCTCGTGCTGGGCCTGGAACAGGCCCGGGACACGCAAATGCCGGAGGTGACCCTGGCCAAGGGCTTTCGCCCCTTCGTCGAGGATCGGCTGCCCAAGCTGCTGGCGAGCAGTCGCGGGCTGGTGGCCCACCCCGGCATGCCGGAGGCCTGCCCACGCGGCGTCGACGAACCGGTTACCCTGGTGATCGGCCCCGAAGGCGGTTTCATCCCCTGGGAAGTCGACAAGCTGCTCGAGGCAGGCTGCCGGGGCATTCACCTGGGGCCACGCATCCTGCGGGTGGAGACCGCCGTCACCGCCCTGCTGGCGCGCCTCGCCTGAGGCTCTCCAGCACACTCATCAGCCTTCGGCATCAAAAGACTTCAACGGCGAATCGGCGTCACAATCCGGCTTGGTGGTAAAGGTCTCGCGTACGTCCAGCACGCCGAGATGGCCGATCGAGCGACGTCCCAGCAGCATCGGATAGTTCATTTCCCCACGGTCGCGCAGGCTGAACTGCTCCTCGTAGCGCGTGTCACCGACACAGACCTCGAGCACCACCACCGGCCGCTCATCCCGACCGCCTGCGCCACGTACCGCCAGGTCACGGTAAAGCGGCCGCTCCAGGGTCTTGGAGAAAGACTCGCCGTTGGCCTCGTCCTCGAGATCGAGCCGGAAGCGCACCCACTCCTCGCCATCCTTCTCGAAGACCTCGATGTCACGGGCATCCATCGACGAAGTCAGGGCACCGCTGTCCAGCTTGGCCTTGATCTCCACATCCCAGGGCTCGAGCGTGACCTTCTCCACCCAACCGAGAGCCCGATCCGCATCGGCCTCATCGGCTGCCAGCGCCCAGGATGGCAGCAACACCAGGGTCAACAACAAAGGACGCAGAATGGCATGCATGAGAGTCGTTCCTTGTATCGTTCGTACCAGTGATCCGGTGCTTCCCTAACGGCGCAACCGTTCCAGCAACGCCTTGGTCGCAAAACCGTCGGGCGTCACGCCGATCTCGCGCTGGAAGGCACGCAGACCACGACGGGTATTCGGACCCAGAATACCGTCGGGCGTTCCCACGTCGAAGCCCCGGGCATCGAGGAGCTGCTGCATTTCCCGCACCTCACTGCGCTTCAGGGCCGGCTGTTCGCGAGGCCACTCGCCCTGAATGCCGGCACGCCCCGCAATGGCATCGCTCAGCGTGGCCACTGCCAGCGCGTAACTGGTGGCATTGTTGTAACGCAGGATGACCCGGAAATTGTGGCCGACCAGAAAGACCGGGCCCTGGGCGCCGGCCGGCGCAATCACCGAGGCGGAAGCGAAATCGGGCAGCGCATGGCCATCCCGTGAACGCACACCGGCTGCCGCCCACTCGGCGGAGGAACGCCGGATGTCGGGCTCGGTCAGGGTATAGTCGAAGCCTTGCGGCAGGCTGACCTCGGTCCCCCAGGGTTCGCCTTCCCGCCAGCCGGCCTCGTCGAGATAGTTCGCGGTGGATGCCAGCACATCGGCAATGCTGTTCCAGATATCCCGACGCCCGTCGCCATCGCCGTCCACGGCATGGGCCAGAAAGCTCGAGGGGATGAACTGGGTATGCCCCATGGCGCCGGCCCAGGAGCCTTTCATGCGCTCCGGGGAGATATCGCCGGCCTCGATGATGCGCAGCGCAGCGAGCAACTCGCCTCGGGCAAAGTCGCGGCGGCGGCCGTCATAGGCCAGCGTGGCCAACGCTTCCAGGGTCGAGAAATCACCGAGATAGTCGCCGTAGCTGCTCTCGATGCCCCAGATGGCCACCAGCACCTCGCCGGGTACTCCGTATCGCTCGGTCATCTGCCGGACCGTATCGCGGTATTCGGCCAGGCGTTCGCGCCCCTTCTTGACTCGCGACGCCGACACGGCGCTGTCGAGATATTCCCAGATCGGCCGCACGAACTCCGGCTGGGAGCCGTCCAGCTCGATGACTCGAGGCCGGTAGCGCAGCCCGTCGAGGGCCCGCGCGAGGGTCGCCTCGTCGATGCCCTCGCCACGAGCCTGGCGGCGAAAGTTTGCCAGCCAGGTCTCGAAGTCGGCTTCCTGCGCTTCGGAAACGGGAGCTTCAGCGGTCGGCGCGGCGCTTTCCGCCGTCGCGGGGGATTCGGCCCGGGCATCCCGGGACTGGGCGCTCTGGCATCCGACCAGGGCAGCGCACAGGACGGCGAGAGGGAGCAGCTTGAATGTCATGGCATCGCATTCCTTGGCGGTGTCGGCCCCGATCATCGCTTACAACGACGTCGGACGCCAGCCCATCGCCTCGGCTCTCATCATTCTTCACGGCCGCGCTCATCGGCCTTGTCGCCCTGCTCGCTTTCCAGCCCGCTGTCCAGGCGGTGGCTCAACGGATCGTAATGCGGCTTGAGTTCATCCTTCACGGTGCCGTCCCACAGGCGGGCACCGACGAAATAGCCGGCGCGGCCGATGATATGCGCCGCCACCGGCGCAGTCATCATGATGAACAGGATGATCCCGAAGGCCCGGGCCACCACCGCCTCTTCGGCGAAATGGACGGCCACCCCCAGCATGGTCAGGGAAACGCCCAGGGTGGCCGCCTTGGTCGTGGCGTGCATGCGCGTCAGCAAGTCGGGCAAGCGCACTATGCCCAGAGCCGCCAGACACATG contains these protein-coding regions:
- the rloA3 gene encoding retropepsin-like aspartic peptidase RloA3; protein product: MHAILRPLLLTLVLLPSWALAADEADADRALGWVEKVTLEPWDVEIKAKLDSGALTSSMDARDIEVFEKDGEEWVRFRLDLEDEANGESFSKTLERPLYRDLAVRGAGGRDERPVVVLEVCVGDTRYEEQFSLRDRGEMNYPMLLGRRSIGHLGVLDVRETFTTKPDCDADSPLKSFDAEG
- a CDS encoding lytic murein transglycosylase: MTFKLLPLAVLCAALVGCQSAQSRDARAESPATAESAAPTAEAPVSEAQEADFETWLANFRRQARGEGIDEATLARALDGLRYRPRVIELDGSQPEFVRPIWEYLDSAVSASRVKKGRERLAEYRDTVRQMTERYGVPGEVLVAIWGIESSYGDYLGDFSTLEALATLAYDGRRRDFARGELLAALRIIEAGDISPERMKGSWAGAMGHTQFIPSSFLAHAVDGDGDGRRDIWNSIADVLASTANYLDEAGWREGEPWGTEVSLPQGFDYTLTEPDIRRSSAEWAAAGVRSRDGHALPDFASASVIAPAGAQGPVFLVGHNFRVILRYNNATSYALAVATLSDAIAGRAGIQGEWPREQPALKRSEVREMQQLLDARGFDVGTPDGILGPNTRRGLRAFQREIGVTPDGFATKALLERLRR
- a CDS encoding 16S rRNA (uracil(1498)-N(3))-methyltransferase, which encodes MNLILLSPEDLENGCLARVRDPRRLAHLRDVHRARAGDTLTLGVENGLLGRGTLLEYRDDEALFDISGLVETPPPALPVHLVLALPRPRMLARSLEHATALGVKALTLLNTRRVEKSYWQSPELGAEKIRRHLVLGLEQARDTQMPEVTLAKGFRPFVEDRLPKLLASSRGLVAHPGMPEACPRGVDEPVTLVIGPEGGFIPWEVDKLLEAGCRGIHLGPRILRVETAVTALLARLA
- the mnhG gene encoding monovalent cation/H(+) antiporter subunit G; its protein translation is MTEWLVAGLALMGAVFMCLAALGIVRLPDLLTRMHATTKAATLGVSLTMLGVAVHFAEEAVVARAFGIILFIMMTAPVAAHIIGRAGYFVGARLWDGTVKDELKPHYDPLSHRLDSGLESEQGDKADERGREE